A part of Reinekea thalattae genomic DNA contains:
- a CDS encoding restriction endonuclease encodes MRSTPTLGKGTTTGMIPSYQDCMRPFLEVAHQANGTEVKLRDVVNQLADKFGLTEAERQQALPSGKQPIFDNRVGWAKTYLTKAGLLESTRRAHFLITARGITALQDTSTKIDNDYLKQFDEFISFTQKTNDANTQSIAEQIDTESEKDITPDEALRAAYKKINDALAQDILDRTRKVTPAFFEDLLIELLVAMGYGGTGEGAAHALGKTGDNGVDGVIDQDPLGVDQIYIQAKRYAQGNNVSAGDIRDFFGALNLKKAHKGIFITTSDFTSSAIETAQNLGTRIVLINGTELAKLMLRYNIGSRDEQVLHLKKIDEEFFEQ; translated from the coding sequence ATGCGAAGCACGCCAACCCTCGGTAAAGGAACGACAACAGGAATGATTCCAAGCTATCAAGATTGTATGCGACCCTTTTTAGAAGTTGCTCATCAAGCCAACGGTACAGAAGTTAAATTACGCGATGTCGTAAACCAGCTAGCCGACAAATTCGGTTTAACAGAAGCCGAACGGCAACAAGCGTTACCCAGTGGCAAGCAGCCTATTTTTGACAACCGTGTTGGTTGGGCAAAAACTTACCTAACCAAAGCAGGCTTATTAGAAAGTACGCGGCGAGCACATTTTTTAATCACCGCGCGCGGCATTACAGCATTGCAGGACACCAGCACCAAAATAGATAATGATTATCTCAAGCAGTTTGATGAGTTTATTTCCTTCACACAAAAAACAAACGATGCCAACACGCAAAGCATTGCAGAGCAAATCGATACTGAATCAGAAAAAGACATCACACCAGACGAAGCATTACGAGCGGCTTATAAAAAGATTAACGATGCTCTAGCGCAAGACATTCTCGACAGAACCCGCAAAGTTACGCCAGCCTTTTTTGAAGACCTACTCATAGAATTACTCGTCGCTATGGGTTACGGCGGCACGGGCGAAGGCGCAGCGCACGCACTCGGAAAAACGGGCGACAACGGCGTGGATGGTGTAATCGACCAAGACCCGCTCGGCGTTGACCAAATCTACATTCAAGCCAAGCGTTATGCCCAAGGCAACAACGTTAGCGCAGGAGATATACGCGACTTTTTTGGCGCGCTTAATCTTAAAAAAGCCCACAAAGGCATTTTTATCACCACCTCAGATTTCACCTCGTCAGCCATCGAGACCGCACAAAATTTAGGTACCCGCATTGTGCTTATCAACGGCACCGAACTGGCCAAGCTCATGTTGCGCTACAACATTGGTAGCCGAGACGAGCAGGTATTACACCTGAAAAAAATAGATGAAGAGTTTTTTGAACAATGA
- the secD gene encoding protein translocase subunit SecD, producing the protein MLNKYPLWKYLLVVAVLIIGVYYSLPNLYPNDSAVQIRATQAGFIVNDVTLNKAEQILTDAEIQYFGAEVNEQSLLIRLYSSSDQLKAKAALQAGLGSDYIIALNLAPTTPQWLLALGGKPMALGLDLSGGVHFLMEVDMDRYIASRLDSFEADIKRNLRDEKIRYRAVNVTGDDSIQVILANEDYRDDAERWIKRNITDFAIANTTARNLPALELTLTDEAITAMEDYAIKQNQTTLSNRVNEIGVAEPLVQRQGRNRIVVELPGVQDTVSAKRILGKSANLEYRLQSQDGTGELFPFRDSNRTVMLSNDIIVTGDNVTNASTTFDEAGRPAVSVTLDSAGGARMGETTKNNLQQPMAVLFIEQKSELTGYVEENGEQVPQYRNYEVKEVISLATIQGVFSSNFQTTGLDSAEEASELALLLRSGALAAPMTFVEERTVGPSMGAENISKGINSVAIGFALVILFMVIYYKVFGLFASAALTANLVLMIAVMSILGATLTLPGIAGMVLTVGMAVDANVLIFSRIKEELAAGKPVQSAIDAGYGRAFYTIMDANITTFIVAVILYAIGTGSVKGFAVTLSVGILTSMFTAIVLTRALTNLVYGGRAVKKLPI; encoded by the coding sequence ATGTTAAATAAATACCCTCTGTGGAAATACCTACTGGTCGTTGCTGTTTTAATTATTGGCGTTTATTACAGCCTGCCTAACCTTTACCCAAACGACTCAGCGGTACAAATCCGAGCGACTCAAGCCGGATTCATTGTTAACGACGTTACACTCAATAAAGCCGAACAAATTTTAACCGACGCTGAAATTCAATATTTTGGTGCCGAGGTCAACGAACAGTCGTTGTTGATTCGCCTATACAGCTCATCTGACCAATTAAAAGCCAAAGCTGCACTGCAAGCTGGCTTAGGTTCGGATTACATCATTGCGCTTAACCTTGCGCCAACCACGCCACAATGGCTGTTGGCATTAGGCGGTAAGCCAATGGCGTTGGGGCTAGACCTTTCTGGTGGTGTGCACTTCTTAATGGAAGTGGACATGGACAGATACATCGCCTCGCGTTTAGACAGCTTTGAAGCCGACATTAAACGTAATCTGCGTGACGAGAAAATTCGTTACCGCGCCGTTAATGTGACCGGTGATGACAGCATTCAGGTGATTCTAGCGAACGAAGACTATCGCGATGACGCCGAGCGTTGGATTAAACGCAATATCACCGACTTTGCCATAGCCAATACCACCGCACGTAACTTACCTGCGCTGGAACTGACGCTAACCGACGAAGCCATTACCGCGATGGAAGACTACGCCATCAAGCAGAACCAAACCACGCTAAGCAACCGAGTTAACGAAATCGGTGTTGCTGAGCCTTTGGTTCAACGCCAAGGCCGCAACCGCATTGTGGTTGAACTGCCAGGTGTACAGGATACCGTGTCCGCCAAACGTATTTTGGGTAAATCCGCTAACTTAGAATACCGCTTGCAGTCGCAAGACGGCACCGGCGAGTTGTTCCCATTCCGTGATAGTAACCGCACCGTGATGCTCAGCAACGACATTATTGTCACCGGCGATAACGTCACCAACGCGTCGACCACGTTCGATGAAGCTGGCCGTCCGGCGGTTTCGGTAACACTCGACAGCGCTGGCGGTGCTCGCATGGGCGAAACCACGAAAAACAACCTACAGCAACCGATGGCAGTTCTGTTTATTGAACAAAAATCGGAGCTAACCGGCTATGTTGAAGAGAACGGCGAGCAAGTACCGCAGTACCGCAACTACGAAGTTAAAGAAGTGATTTCTTTAGCAACGATTCAGGGCGTGTTCTCATCTAACTTCCAAACCACCGGTCTAGACAGTGCCGAAGAAGCCTCTGAGCTGGCGTTATTGCTACGCTCTGGAGCTCTGGCTGCACCAATGACCTTTGTTGAAGAACGTACCGTTGGCCCAAGCATGGGTGCAGAAAACATCAGCAAAGGCATCAATAGTGTCGCTATCGGTTTTGCCTTAGTGATCCTGTTTATGGTGATTTACTACAAAGTCTTTGGCCTATTCGCCAGTGCGGCATTAACAGCAAACCTTGTTTTGATGATCGCCGTGATGTCTATTTTAGGCGCAACGCTCACCCTGCCTGGTATTGCCGGTATGGTATTAACCGTCGGTATGGCGGTCGATGCTAACGTGCTGATCTTCTCGCGAATTAAAGAGGAGCTGGCAGCTGGCAAGCCAGTTCAAAGCGCGATCGACGCCGGTTACGGCCGTGCCTTTTACACCATTATGGATGCCAACATCACCACCTTTATTGTGGCCGTTATTCTGTACGCCATTGGTACTGGTTCGGTGAAAGGTTTCGCCGTGACATTATCGGTCGGTATCCTGACATCCATGTTCACCGCCATTGTGTTGACCCGTGCCTTGACTAACTTAGTCTACGGCGGTCGCGCAGTGAAAAAACTGCCTATTTAA
- the secF gene encoding protein translocase subunit SecF has product MSERKVIDFMGKRNLAMAFSLVLLIVAVVSLATRGLNFGLDFTGGAQIELGFEQAIEVEQVRDVLTEQGYGNAVVQYFGNNTDILIRLQEDNNPELGNQILSSMQEVRSDASLRRNEYVGPQVGEELANQGGIGMLVALALVMVYIAFRFQLKFAIGAVAALIHDVIIVLGFFSITHIEFDLTVLAAVLAVIGYSLNDTIVVSDRIRESFKQIRRDDTTYLINISLTQTLGRTLITSITTLLVLVALLIFGGEMIFGFSVALIVGVGIGTFSSIYVAANILMLMKISKEDLMPKERDQVDQDEVPAWLKDEDGDLDSEKN; this is encoded by the coding sequence ATGTCTGAAAGAAAAGTCATCGACTTTATGGGTAAGCGAAATCTAGCCATGGCGTTTTCGCTGGTGCTGTTGATTGTCGCGGTTGTTTCATTGGCGACGCGCGGTCTGAACTTTGGTTTGGACTTTACCGGCGGTGCTCAGATTGAATTGGGTTTTGAGCAAGCTATTGAAGTCGAACAGGTTCGCGATGTTCTTACCGAACAAGGCTACGGCAACGCTGTTGTACAGTATTTTGGCAACAACACCGACATTTTGATTCGACTACAAGAAGACAATAACCCAGAGCTTGGCAACCAGATCTTAAGCAGCATGCAAGAGGTTCGCAGCGACGCCAGCTTACGCCGTAACGAATACGTTGGCCCACAAGTCGGTGAAGAACTGGCGAATCAGGGCGGCATCGGTATGCTGGTCGCATTAGCTTTGGTGATGGTCTACATCGCTTTCCGCTTCCAATTAAAATTTGCCATTGGCGCGGTTGCCGCATTGATCCACGACGTGATCATTGTGCTTGGCTTTTTCTCGATCACTCACATTGAGTTCGACCTCACTGTGTTGGCCGCTGTATTGGCTGTGATCGGTTATTCGTTAAACGATACCATTGTGGTTTCTGACCGTATTCGCGAAAGCTTTAAACAGATTCGCCGCGACGACACCACCTATCTAATTAACATCTCGCTGACTCAAACCTTGGGCCGAACATTAATTACCTCGATCACCACCCTATTGGTGCTGGTTGCGCTATTAATTTTTGGTGGTGAAATGATCTTTGGTTTTTCCGTAGCGCTTATCGTTGGCGTCGGTATCGGTACCTTCTCTTCAATCTACGTGGCTGCTAATATTCTGATGCTGATGAAAATAAGCAAAGAAGATTTAATGCCGAAAGAGCGTGACCAAGTTGATCAGGACGAAGTGCCTGCTTGGTTAAAAGACGAAGACGGCGACCTAGATAGCGAGAAAAACTAA
- the tgt gene encoding tRNA guanosine(34) transglycosylase Tgt, protein MEFTLHNTDGKARRGTLKFPRGEVQTPAFMPVGTYGTVKGMTPKEVEEIGADIILGNTFHLMLRPGTEVISAHGDLHDFAQWHKPILTDSGGFQVFSLGKLRKITEDGVTFQSPVNGSKVHMTPESSMEVQRALGSDIVMIFDECTPYPATEAEAKKSMELSLRWAKRSKDAHGDSPSALFGIIQGGMYQNLRQTSLQGLTEIDFDGYAIGGLSVGEPKDEMMQVLDYLPAMMPEDKPRYLMGVGKPEDLVEGVRRGVDMFDCVMPTRNARNGHLFVTDGVVKIRNAKHRHDTGPLDPQCDCYTCKNFSKAYLYHLDKCGEMLGAQLNTIHNLRYYQRLMADLRAAIEDNRLDQYVDEFYSLRGLQTPPLAP, encoded by the coding sequence ATGGAATTCACCCTTCATAATACCGACGGCAAAGCCCGCCGCGGCACGCTGAAATTTCCGCGTGGCGAAGTACAAACGCCAGCCTTTATGCCTGTGGGCACTTACGGCACGGTAAAAGGTATGACGCCAAAAGAAGTCGAAGAGATTGGTGCCGACATCATTCTAGGTAACACCTTTCATTTAATGTTGCGTCCCGGTACTGAGGTGATCAGCGCACACGGCGACTTACACGACTTTGCTCAGTGGCATAAGCCGATCTTGACCGACTCCGGCGGCTTCCAAGTATTTTCGTTAGGTAAGCTGCGCAAAATTACCGAAGACGGCGTGACGTTTCAGTCGCCGGTGAACGGCTCTAAAGTACACATGACGCCAGAAAGCAGCATGGAAGTTCAGCGCGCGCTCGGTTCCGATATCGTGATGATTTTTGATGAATGCACGCCTTACCCGGCGACCGAAGCAGAAGCTAAAAAGTCGATGGAGCTTTCGTTGCGTTGGGCGAAGCGTTCTAAAGATGCGCACGGCGACAGCCCTTCGGCGCTGTTCGGTATTATTCAGGGTGGCATGTACCAAAACTTACGCCAAACCAGCTTGCAGGGTTTAACCGAGATCGACTTCGACGGCTACGCCATTGGCGGTTTGAGTGTAGGTGAACCGAAAGACGAAATGATGCAGGTGCTCGACTATTTACCAGCGATGATGCCAGAAGATAAGCCGCGCTATTTAATGGGCGTTGGTAAGCCTGAAGATTTGGTTGAAGGTGTGCGTCGCGGTGTCGATATGTTCGACTGTGTCATGCCAACCCGTAATGCGCGAAATGGCCATCTGTTTGTTACCGATGGTGTGGTAAAAATCCGCAACGCCAAGCATCGCCACGATACTGGGCCACTTGATCCACAGTGCGATTGCTATACCTGTAAAAACTTTAGTAAAGCCTACCTGTATCATTTAGATAAATGTGGTGAAATGCTCGGCGCGCAACTCAATACGATTCATAATTTGCGTTACTATCAGCGCCTGATGGCTGATTTACGAGCGGCGATTGAAGACAATCGATTAGACCAATATGTCGATGAGTTTTATAGCCTGCGAGGCTTGCAAACGCCGCCACTGGCACCATAA
- the yajC gene encoding preprotein translocase subunit YajC, with the protein MKNLIALALATAPAAVLAAPAGPAPSPLQLPIMLAAFFLIFWLMVWRPQSKRAKAHKNLIAELSKGDEVLTNAGIAGKVMKVTDDYIQVEVAENTVLSFQKSAIAAALPKGTIKAI; encoded by the coding sequence ATGAAAAACCTAATCGCGCTTGCGCTTGCTACTGCCCCTGCTGCTGTTCTTGCTGCACCAGCTGGCCCAGCTCCTTCACCATTACAGCTACCTATTATGCTAGCTGCATTCTTCCTGATCTTTTGGTTGATGGTATGGCGTCCACAGTCTAAGCGCGCAAAAGCCCACAAAAACCTAATTGCCGAGCTAAGCAAAGGTGATGAAGTTTTAACCAATGCTGGTATCGCTGGTAAAGTGATGAAAGTAACTGACGACTACATCCAAGTGGAAGTGGCCGAAAACACCGTATTGAGCTTCCAAAAAAGTGCCATTGCGGCGGCTCTGCCAAAAGGAACGATCAAAGCGATCTAA